In the genome of Acidimicrobiia bacterium, one region contains:
- a CDS encoding type IV secretion system DNA-binding domain-containing protein — MITYRISHPGSTDARQIVSTLRSLLATIGRTGRLDPSRRFLCLEVWATAKGITHLLTVPETAPIVSALTTALPGVRVEESERPTEDLAGSSAGIQLLGPTPGVLRTDIADDTATSVLAAMSDLRRGEILVVQWLIAPLIRSRSWLMPSKDAPDRIEKLKRAEAEVVACGRVAAWAATTPRARGLIGTTARALRSVSGPDGHLRARGSVRAVRSLVSIRPPLLVWPSHLNLGELVGLVGWPTDPTPIRGLSRGASRLLPPPAGAPTKGPVVGVTTFPGTGQRIRLGTTGRLRHLHVIGPTGVGKTTLLTHLIAADIKAGRGVVVFDPLGDLTDHVARLVPENRISDVVIVDPTDSDEPVGLNVLSGADRYRTVDFLVGVMARLFASSWGPRTADVLRAGLLTLSAAPTSTLADLPELLTNPAFRRRHLAPVMDDRALAGFWTWYETLSEAERNSVIAPVLNKIRAVVLRPEALRTLCHPAGRLDLEGVFTRRQVVVVRLAKGLIGEDTAALIGGLLLARLWQSILGRASIIPERRHPVFVYLDEFQDYLRLPIGLGDMLAQARGMGVGIVAAHQHLGQLPDNVRRDVLSNTGSRVMFQTTADDARILARDLEPHLTAADLRGLASREIAVRIALTDRMLPPFTGRTLPPLKQVTDPRTVRSRSREQFGAPLPRTDVRGSGQDESRIGRKRRRGDR; from the coding sequence GTGATCACATATCGGATCTCCCATCCCGGCTCCACCGACGCCCGTCAGATCGTCTCGACGCTCAGGAGCCTGCTGGCCACGATCGGCCGCACCGGCCGCCTCGACCCATCACGCCGTTTCCTCTGCCTGGAGGTCTGGGCCACCGCCAAGGGCATCACCCATCTGCTCACCGTTCCCGAAACCGCCCCGATTGTGAGCGCACTGACGACCGCACTGCCCGGGGTCAGGGTCGAGGAGAGTGAACGGCCCACCGAAGACCTGGCCGGATCATCTGCGGGTATCCAGCTGCTGGGCCCAACCCCCGGAGTCCTGCGCACCGACATCGCGGATGACACCGCCACCTCAGTACTGGCCGCGATGAGTGACCTGCGACGTGGCGAGATCCTCGTCGTCCAGTGGCTGATTGCTCCACTTATCAGATCCCGGTCGTGGCTCATGCCATCCAAGGATGCTCCGGATCGGATCGAGAAGCTGAAGCGCGCTGAGGCCGAGGTGGTGGCCTGCGGCAGGGTCGCCGCCTGGGCCGCGACAACACCCCGAGCGCGAGGCCTAATCGGAACCACTGCTCGTGCTCTTCGTTCTGTGAGTGGGCCCGATGGTCATCTCCGTGCTCGTGGTTCTGTACGCGCCGTCCGTTCGCTCGTGTCCATCCGACCGCCGTTGCTCGTATGGCCGTCGCATCTGAATCTCGGTGAACTCGTCGGACTGGTGGGGTGGCCAACCGACCCGACCCCGATCCGCGGACTGAGCCGCGGAGCAAGCAGGCTTCTCCCTCCACCGGCTGGGGCACCGACCAAGGGGCCAGTCGTGGGAGTCACGACTTTCCCTGGGACCGGACAGAGGATCCGTCTCGGGACCACCGGACGGCTGCGTCACCTGCATGTGATCGGCCCCACTGGAGTCGGCAAGACCACTCTTCTCACGCATCTCATCGCCGCCGATATCAAGGCCGGCCGCGGCGTGGTGGTGTTCGACCCACTCGGGGATCTGACCGATCACGTCGCTCGGCTCGTACCCGAGAACCGCATCAGCGACGTCGTGATCGTCGATCCCACCGACTCCGACGAACCCGTCGGACTCAATGTTCTCAGCGGAGCGGACCGGTATCGGACCGTCGACTTCCTCGTCGGGGTCATGGCGCGGCTGTTCGCTTCGTCATGGGGCCCCCGTACCGCCGACGTACTCCGCGCGGGACTCCTGACGCTCAGCGCAGCACCGACATCGACGCTCGCGGATCTGCCTGAGCTCCTCACCAATCCGGCGTTCCGACGACGCCATCTCGCCCCAGTAATGGATGACCGCGCTCTGGCGGGCTTCTGGACCTGGTACGAAACACTCAGCGAAGCCGAACGCAACTCGGTGATCGCACCGGTCCTCAACAAGATCCGCGCCGTCGTCCTGCGACCCGAAGCACTGCGAACCCTGTGCCACCCGGCAGGTCGCCTCGACCTCGAGGGCGTGTTCACCCGACGCCAGGTGGTCGTCGTGCGGCTGGCCAAGGGTCTCATCGGGGAGGACACCGCTGCGCTGATCGGCGGGCTCCTCCTGGCCCGGCTCTGGCAGTCGATCCTGGGACGGGCCTCGATCATTCCGGAGCGACGGCACCCGGTATTCGTGTACCTGGACGAGTTCCAGGACTACCTGCGGCTCCCTATCGGTCTGGGTGACATGCTCGCCCAGGCCCGCGGTATGGGGGTCGGGATCGTCGCCGCCCACCAACATCTCGGCCAACTCCCCGACAACGTTCGCCGCGACGTGCTGTCCAACACGGGCTCACGGGTGATGTTCCAGACCACCGCCGACGACGCCCGCATCCTCGCCCGAGACCTCGAGCCACATCTCACCGCGGCCGACCTGCGCGGCCTGGCATCGAGAGAGATCGCCGTCCGGATCGCCCTGACAGATCGAATGCTTCCACCGTTCACTGGCCGCACACTCCCTCCACTTAAACAGGTCACCGATCCCCGGACGGTGAGATCGCGATCGCGGGAGCAGTTCGGTGCACCGCTCCCCAGAACTGACGTGCGCGGCTCTGGTCAAGACGAGTCACGGATCGGGCGGAAGCGCCGGAGAGGTGACCGATGA
- a CDS encoding replication-relaxation family protein → MRVTAQTVDRIRRRLSNVDWFVIETLARVDIVSAAQLRRLHWPDPEQARTARRRLSQLTEMRVISRLDRRIGGVRAGSDGYVYRLDVTGRRLLGLAPGRRPHTPGRAFLDHSLAITEVYVRATEASRVDTIEVAKFQTEPACWRAWGAGHLKPDVYLVTVTPDFEDHWFIEIDRATEATTTIVRKAAVYEQYHRTGIEQEHHGVFPRVLWIVPHDRRKGQLVDALGLRPADAWSLHQVALESDIPNIFKP, encoded by the coding sequence ATGAGGGTGACCGCTCAGACTGTCGATCGGATCCGCCGCCGGCTCAGCAACGTCGACTGGTTCGTTATCGAAACCCTCGCCCGCGTGGACATCGTCTCCGCCGCGCAGTTACGTCGCCTGCACTGGCCCGACCCTGAGCAAGCACGCACCGCACGCAGACGGCTCAGCCAACTCACCGAGATGCGAGTGATCAGCCGTCTCGACCGTCGCATCGGAGGAGTTCGGGCCGGATCGGACGGGTACGTGTACCGACTCGATGTCACCGGACGCCGCCTACTCGGACTCGCACCAGGGCGACGACCGCATACCCCAGGCCGCGCCTTCCTGGATCACTCGCTGGCCATCACCGAGGTCTACGTCCGGGCCACCGAGGCATCACGCGTCGACACCATCGAGGTCGCCAAGTTCCAGACCGAACCTGCCTGCTGGCGTGCCTGGGGAGCTGGACACCTCAAACCCGACGTCTACCTGGTCACCGTCACACCGGACTTCGAAGACCACTGGTTCATCGAAATCGACCGGGCCACCGAAGCCACCACGACGATCGTCCGCAAGGCCGCCGTCTACGAGCAGTACCACCGCACCGGCATCGAACAGGAACACCACGGCGTGTTTCCCCGAGTCCTGTGGATCGTGCCCCACGACCGCCGCAAAGGACAGCTCGTCGACGCTCTCGGCCTCCGACCCGCCGACGCCTGGTCGCTGCACCAGGTCGCCCTCGAGAGCGACATCCCGAACATCTTCAAACCGTAA
- a CDS encoding antirestriction protein ArdA yields the protein MEQQPRPSPETEPEIRPRIYVASLSDYNAGRLHGTWIDATQDPEGINEAVQRMLATSPQLFAEEWAIHDYEGFGYARLSEYSSFETVSRVAQGIETHGDAFGAWIAYSGDDSEENLDKFEEAYLGRWDSLRDYAEQLAEDLGITEDVIPEEHRPYISIDIDRLVRDLEIDLVVAKAADGGIHVFNPYV from the coding sequence ATGGAACAACAACCCCGACCATCCCCCGAAACCGAACCCGAGATCCGACCCCGCATCTACGTCGCGTCGCTCAGCGACTACAACGCCGGACGCCTCCACGGAACCTGGATCGACGCCACCCAAGACCCAGAGGGCATCAACGAAGCGGTGCAGCGGATGCTCGCCACCAGCCCGCAGCTCTTCGCCGAAGAGTGGGCCATCCACGACTACGAAGGCTTCGGCTACGCCCGGCTCTCCGAGTACTCCAGCTTCGAGACCGTCTCCCGCGTCGCCCAAGGCATCGAGACCCACGGAGACGCCTTTGGAGCCTGGATCGCTTACAGCGGCGACGACTCCGAGGAGAACCTCGACAAGTTCGAAGAGGCCTACCTGGGTCGATGGGACAGCCTGCGCGACTACGCCGAACAGCTCGCCGAAGACCTCGGCATCACCGAGGACGTCATCCCCGAAGAGCACCGCCCCTACATCAGCATTGACATCGACCGGCTCGTCCGAGACCTCGAGATCGACCTCGTCGTCGCCAAAGCCGCGGACGGAGGGATCCATGTCTTCAACCCCTACGTCTGA
- a CDS encoding site-specific DNA-methyltransferase translates to MSSTPTSELRNRLLVGDAHTILQTLPDASVDCVVTSPPYYQLRDYGSTGQIGHEPDVHGWVANLVSVFDQIQRIIKPTGTVWLNLADTYSQHRRQGTRRKSLLFGPERLLLALAAHGWIVRNKIIWSKTNPMPHSVRDRLTGTWEYLYLLTATEKGYWFDLDAIRIPHLTKSPKPSRSTRTWDGSYGGTHDGITKLKRAGQIGHPLGKNPGDVWRLAKAAHRGCHSATFPERLIESPILAGCPATTCARCGAPTCGHDAGRLPGLVLDPFIGTGTTAHVAARLRRDWIGIDITDQYFRYPEQVEQKEVA, encoded by the coding sequence ATGTCTTCAACCCCTACGTCTGAGCTCCGCAACCGGCTCCTCGTCGGCGACGCCCACACCATCCTCCAGACGCTCCCCGACGCGTCCGTCGACTGCGTGGTCACCTCACCGCCGTACTACCAACTCCGCGACTACGGGAGCACCGGACAGATCGGTCACGAACCCGACGTCCACGGCTGGGTCGCCAACCTCGTCAGCGTCTTCGATCAAATCCAGCGGATCATCAAACCGACCGGCACCGTGTGGCTCAACCTCGCCGATACCTACTCCCAGCACCGCCGACAGGGCACCCGCCGCAAGAGCCTCCTCTTCGGACCCGAACGGCTTCTGCTCGCGCTCGCTGCTCACGGATGGATCGTGCGCAACAAGATCATCTGGTCCAAGACCAACCCGATGCCGCACTCCGTCCGGGACCGACTCACCGGCACGTGGGAGTACCTCTACCTGCTCACCGCCACAGAGAAGGGGTACTGGTTCGACCTCGACGCCATCCGCATCCCGCACCTCACCAAGTCGCCGAAGCCCTCCAGGTCGACCCGCACCTGGGACGGCTCCTATGGCGGTACGCATGACGGCATCACCAAGCTGAAGCGAGCCGGACAGATCGGACATCCCCTCGGAAAGAATCCCGGCGACGTCTGGCGGCTCGCCAAGGCTGCCCACCGCGGTTGCCACTCCGCCACCTTCCCAGAACGGCTGATCGAATCTCCGATCCTCGCCGGATGCCCAGCCACCACATGCGCCCGATGCGGTGCTCCAACCTGCGGCCACGACGCCGGGCGGTTGCCTGGTCTTGTGCTCGACCCGTTCATCGGTACCGGTACCACCGCCCACGTCGCGGCACGACTGCGACGCGACTGGATCGGCATCGACATCACCGACCAGTACTTCCGATATCCCGAACAGGTCGAGCAGAAGGAGGTGGCGTGA
- a CDS encoding helix-turn-helix transcriptional regulator: MSDPATALGRTVQAARHAKDLTAYEVAQRTGVVHRATIQRIESGDISRPRPETLRSIAQVLELDLDDLLSLAGYAQLSDLPGFEPYLRAKHGDLPEEAIDQLVGHFNLIAEKYRQHNTK, from the coding sequence ATGAGCGACCCTGCGACTGCCCTGGGACGCACCGTCCAGGCTGCTCGGCACGCCAAGGACCTCACCGCATATGAGGTCGCACAACGCACCGGCGTGGTTCACCGAGCCACCATCCAGCGCATCGAATCAGGCGACATCAGCAGACCTCGACCCGAGACGTTGCGTTCAATCGCGCAGGTCCTCGAGCTCGACCTCGACGACCTGCTCTCACTCGCCGGATACGCCCAGCTTTCCGACCTACCCGGATTCGAGCCGTATCTCCGAGCGAAACACGGTGACCTCCCAGAAGAGGCCATCGACCAACTCGTCGGACACTTCAACCTCATCGCAGAGAAGTACCGACAGCACAACACCAAGTAA
- a CDS encoding ImmA/IrrE family metallo-endopeptidase produces MIINTLQKLVPRRHLHQTEALAVAEKQAQKLRSALGIDTAAIATEHLRAIPGVIIEEVAGLGVSGATRQIGDLWIVLVNADEAPVRRRFTIAHEIKHILDDHAISHLRQTGSPGPDWLIERVCDYFAACLLMPRPHIKRAYTTVSQDEATLAKMFDVSIDALRIRLQQIGLTDTPKRCDGYTRDVIPLPTRTAAA; encoded by the coding sequence ATGATCATCAACACCCTGCAGAAGCTCGTCCCACGACGCCACCTGCACCAAACCGAGGCACTCGCCGTCGCCGAGAAGCAAGCCCAAAAGCTCCGCTCGGCACTCGGCATCGACACCGCCGCCATCGCCACTGAACACCTCCGCGCCATTCCCGGAGTGATCATTGAAGAAGTGGCTGGACTCGGTGTCTCCGGTGCCACCCGCCAGATCGGTGACCTGTGGATCGTCCTCGTAAACGCCGACGAAGCCCCGGTTCGCCGCCGGTTCACTATCGCTCACGAAATCAAGCACATCCTCGACGACCACGCGATCAGCCATCTGCGCCAGACCGGCTCACCTGGACCGGATTGGCTCATCGAGCGGGTCTGCGACTACTTCGCCGCCTGCCTGCTCATGCCACGACCGCACATCAAGAGGGCATACACCACCGTCAGCCAGGACGAAGCCACCCTCGCCAAGATGTTCGACGTCTCAATCGACGCCCTCCGAATCCGCCTCCAGCAGATCGGGCTTACCGACACCCCGAAACGCTGCGACGGATACACCCGCGATGTGATACCCCTTCCCACAAGGACCGCAGCCGCATGA
- a CDS encoding recombinase family protein, whose protein sequence is MKRAVIYLRVSTSAQADRDNEKEGYSIPAQRDACVRKAENLEAAVVDEYVDRGESARSADRPALQEMLQRIENLNDIDYVIVHKVDRLARSRRDDVEIGLLIKKAGATLVSATENIDETPSGKLLHGIMATIAEFYSANLASEARKGMRQKAIAGGTPYRAPLGYLNVRKRIDGREIRTVEIDPERAPHVQWAFDAYATGEWTIRGMCAELDERGFRGHPTRKSPGKPFNPSNVADMLHNRYYIGIVTWDGIDYEGRHEPIIDLDTFDRVQQLLTERNISGEKTSKHWHYLKGSIFCATCGSRLTVANAKGNGGTYQYAFCLGRQRRNGCTQPYLPTDQVEDAVVDYYQVITLDPSRLDEIRQHVTDHIEITRNLNTKEIDRQQRRLTKLRDERKKLLNAHYADAITVDLLREEQARITTEEAQAQRILDSCTLRFDEIERNLDQALNLAADCLEAYARATDEIRRTFNQVFFEKIWVGEDGVEGVDLKLPFAHLLAHDLTERLEHETAALTDPTLATYRRKLPIDRTQRPRGALPWENKNRDLLFVGHGSNVSCLVGPAGLEPSLTPHPPRRRPTPSPLFRVNPGKKNSIPSPNAASPPKRRARQWS, encoded by the coding sequence ATGAAACGAGCAGTCATCTACCTCAGAGTCTCCACGTCGGCACAGGCCGACCGCGACAACGAAAAGGAGGGCTACTCCATACCGGCCCAACGGGACGCCTGCGTCCGCAAGGCCGAGAACCTCGAAGCCGCCGTCGTCGACGAATACGTCGACCGCGGTGAGTCCGCCCGCTCGGCCGATCGACCTGCGCTCCAGGAGATGCTGCAACGCATCGAGAACCTCAACGACATCGACTACGTGATCGTCCACAAGGTCGACCGTCTCGCACGCAGCCGCCGCGACGACGTCGAGATCGGACTCCTCATCAAGAAGGCCGGGGCCACCCTTGTCTCGGCCACCGAGAACATCGACGAGACCCCGTCGGGCAAGCTGCTCCACGGGATCATGGCCACCATCGCCGAGTTCTACTCGGCCAACCTCGCCTCAGAAGCCCGCAAAGGAATGCGGCAGAAGGCCATCGCCGGAGGCACCCCGTACAGGGCACCTCTCGGCTACCTGAACGTCCGCAAGAGAATCGATGGACGGGAGATCCGTACCGTCGAGATCGACCCCGAACGGGCCCCGCACGTTCAGTGGGCCTTCGATGCCTATGCCACCGGCGAGTGGACCATCCGCGGCATGTGCGCCGAGCTCGACGAACGAGGCTTCCGCGGACATCCCACTCGTAAGTCTCCCGGCAAGCCGTTCAACCCCTCCAACGTCGCCGACATGTTGCACAACCGCTACTACATCGGGATCGTCACCTGGGACGGCATCGACTACGAAGGACGCCACGAACCGATCATCGACCTCGACACCTTCGACCGCGTCCAGCAGCTCCTCACCGAACGCAACATCAGCGGAGAGAAGACCTCTAAGCACTGGCACTACCTCAAAGGCTCGATCTTCTGCGCTACCTGTGGATCACGCCTCACCGTCGCCAACGCCAAAGGCAACGGCGGCACCTACCAGTACGCCTTCTGCCTCGGACGCCAACGCCGCAACGGCTGCACCCAGCCCTACCTGCCGACCGACCAGGTCGAAGACGCCGTCGTCGACTACTACCAGGTCATCACCCTCGACCCGAGTCGTCTCGACGAGATCCGTCAACACGTGACAGACCACATCGAGATCACTCGAAACCTCAACACCAAGGAGATCGACCGCCAGCAGCGACGCCTCACCAAGCTACGCGACGAACGTAAGAAGCTCCTCAACGCCCACTACGCCGACGCCATCACCGTCGACCTGCTCCGCGAAGAACAAGCGAGGATCACCACCGAGGAAGCCCAAGCCCAGCGGATCCTCGACTCCTGCACGCTGCGCTTCGATGAGATCGAGAGGAACCTCGACCAGGCGCTCAATCTCGCAGCTGACTGCCTCGAGGCCTACGCCAGGGCCACAGACGAGATCCGACGGACCTTTAACCAGGTCTTCTTCGAGAAGATCTGGGTCGGCGAAGACGGGGTCGAAGGTGTCGACCTGAAACTGCCGTTCGCACACCTGCTCGCACACGATCTCACCGAACGGCTCGAGCACGAGACCGCAGCGCTGACCGACCCGACGCTCGCCACCTACCGACGCAAGCTCCCGATCGACCGCACCCAGCGGCCCCGCGGCGCACTCCCCTGGGAAAACAAGAACCGTGACCTTCTATTCGTCGGTCACGGTTCGAACGTGTCGTGTCTGGTGGGCCCGGCAGGACTCGAACCGTCTCTTACCCCACACCCACCACGCCGCCGACCGACCCCATCCCCGCTCTTTCGAGTGAACCCGGGCAAGAAGAACAGCATCCCCTCGCCAAACGCAGCGAGCCCGCCGAAAAGGCGGGCTCGCCAGTGGAGCTGA
- the rsfS gene encoding ribosome silencing factor, with translation MISCERSWPSITDGSGPKIAWTDTTGVRPIPLHEDTISTAATAAAALDDKKAQQIALLDVSGLLVVTDVFIIASGTSRRHVQTLAEEVEMGLRPLGRRPLRREGMEHATWVLLDYGDVVVHVFDRDTREYYDLERLWADAPRLAFTAAPS, from the coding sequence CTGATCTCGTGCGAGCGGTCGTGGCCATCGATCACAGACGGCTCAGGCCCTAAGATCGCCTGGACAGACACGACGGGGGTCCGGCCTATTCCGCTCCACGAAGACACCATCTCTACCGCCGCGACAGCCGCCGCCGCACTCGACGACAAGAAGGCTCAGCAGATCGCCCTGCTGGACGTTTCCGGGTTGCTGGTCGTGACCGACGTGTTCATCATCGCCTCCGGGACCTCACGGCGCCATGTGCAGACCCTGGCCGAGGAGGTCGAGATGGGTCTTCGACCCTTGGGCCGCAGGCCGCTGCGTCGTGAGGGCATGGAACACGCCACCTGGGTGTTGCTCGACTACGGCGATGTCGTGGTCCACGTGTTCGATCGCGACACCCGTGAGTACTACGACCTGGAGCGGCTCTGGGCCGACGCCCCTCGGCTCGCCTTCACGGCCGCCCCCTCCTGA
- the nadD gene encoding nicotinate-nucleotide adenylyltransferase: MRRGILGGTFDPPHLAHLIAGEAAYRQLRLDVVSFIPAGAPWQKAGGRITGAGERWEMTRLAVAGIEYFQADDREVGRDGWTYTVETLGEFAPDEELVLILGADAAARLPTWHRATEVMRRAEVAVMPRPGTSRAEVIAAGLEPAWLDVPPIAISGTDLRRRRRAGLSIRFFVREGVYDHIEETGLYLD, encoded by the coding sequence GTGCGCCGCGGCATCCTGGGCGGAACCTTCGACCCGCCTCATCTCGCTCATCTCATCGCCGGCGAAGCCGCCTACCGGCAGCTCCGGCTGGACGTGGTGTCGTTCATCCCGGCCGGGGCGCCATGGCAGAAGGCGGGTGGTCGGATCACCGGGGCCGGTGAACGATGGGAGATGACCCGACTCGCCGTCGCCGGGATCGAGTACTTCCAGGCCGACGACCGTGAGGTGGGGCGGGATGGCTGGACCTACACGGTGGAGACACTGGGGGAGTTCGCCCCCGACGAGGAGCTCGTCCTCATCCTCGGAGCGGACGCCGCCGCCCGCCTACCGACCTGGCATCGCGCCACGGAGGTGATGCGGCGCGCCGAGGTGGCGGTGATGCCCCGCCCCGGCACGTCGCGTGCGGAGGTGATCGCCGCCGGGCTCGAACCCGCGTGGCTCGATGTCCCACCGATCGCGATCAGCGGAACCGACCTCCGTCGCAGGCGGCGTGCCGGTCTCAGCATTCGCTTCTTCGTGCGCGAGGGCGTGTACGACCACATCGAGGAGACCGGCCTCTACCTGGACTGA
- a CDS encoding response regulator: MEDSAVIQRLISVCLRPAGLEVETRGDGPTGLDAAFELVPDLLILDVGLPLMDGWEVLERIRSDPRTSTMKVLVLTAHAQEETREKADRGGADAFLTKPFRPDDLRAVALGLLSNTVASA; encoded by the coding sequence GTGGAAGACTCGGCCGTGATCCAGCGGCTGATCTCGGTCTGCCTGCGCCCGGCCGGTCTGGAGGTGGAGACCCGCGGCGACGGGCCCACTGGTCTGGACGCCGCATTCGAGCTGGTACCAGATCTGCTCATCCTCGATGTCGGGTTGCCCTTGATGGATGGTTGGGAGGTTCTGGAGCGGATCCGTTCCGACCCTCGCACCAGCACGATGAAGGTGCTGGTCCTAACCGCCCACGCACAGGAGGAGACCCGGGAGAAGGCCGACCGGGGCGGAGCCGACGCCTTCCTGACGAAGCCGTTTCGCCCCGACGACCTGAGGGCGGTCGCCCTCGGCCTGCTCTCCAACACGGTGGCGTCGGCCTGA
- a CDS encoding VWA domain-containing protein codes for MPRFLTGFVDELRQSGVPVSMVEAIDAGRALEHVDLGSRSMVKAALAATMVKNSRHLAAFEAAFEIYFSLLPPPDGTVEAKLRVSSDLAALGMAGAGGEADLDALVEALFLALRDRDSGRIEAAIRRAVTMLAGMEPGRPVGGTYYMYRVLRGLGLEGLRDRLLEEMGAATGSFDERLVLDEIDRRLEDLRAEVRAEIRRRLVADRGPEQVARTLRRPPVEEVDLVTATREDLAAIEAVVHPLTRRLATRLARQRRPGRQGRLDFRRTMRRSLSTGGVPADPRFRRPRPEKPEIVVLADISGSVATFARFTMQLVFAVQSQLRRVRSFAFIDGIDEVTGFFGPGSDFGDAMRRIGSEAAIVWMDGHSDYGHAFGAFIDRYQGVVGPRTTVIVAGDARTNYHDPNQEALGRIAADARALYWLNPEAKRYWDTGDSVMGVYSKVCDEVHEVRNLRQLSRFVEKVALPSTRPVRHSV; via the coding sequence ATGCCCCGGTTCCTCACCGGGTTCGTCGACGAGCTTCGGCAGTCCGGGGTGCCGGTGTCGATGGTGGAGGCGATCGACGCCGGACGTGCCCTGGAGCACGTCGACCTCGGTTCACGCTCGATGGTGAAGGCGGCCCTGGCCGCCACGATGGTGAAGAACAGTCGCCACCTGGCTGCGTTCGAAGCCGCCTTCGAGATCTACTTCTCGCTGCTGCCACCCCCCGATGGAACGGTGGAGGCGAAACTGCGCGTCTCATCCGATCTCGCCGCGCTCGGCATGGCGGGTGCCGGGGGAGAGGCCGATCTGGATGCCTTGGTGGAGGCGCTCTTCCTGGCGTTGCGAGATCGGGACTCCGGCCGGATCGAAGCGGCGATACGGCGGGCGGTGACGATGCTGGCCGGGATGGAGCCGGGACGACCGGTGGGCGGCACCTACTACATGTATCGGGTGTTGCGGGGGCTCGGTCTGGAGGGGCTGCGCGATCGTCTGCTCGAGGAGATGGGCGCGGCAACGGGATCGTTCGACGAACGACTGGTGCTCGATGAGATCGACCGCCGGCTCGAGGACCTTCGCGCCGAGGTGCGCGCCGAGATCCGGCGCCGACTGGTCGCCGACAGGGGCCCCGAGCAGGTGGCTCGCACGCTACGGCGCCCTCCGGTGGAGGAGGTCGACCTGGTTACCGCAACGCGGGAGGATCTGGCGGCGATCGAGGCGGTGGTGCACCCGCTGACCAGGCGCCTGGCGACCCGCCTGGCCCGGCAGCGTCGACCGGGACGCCAGGGACGGCTCGACTTCCGCCGCACGATGCGTCGTTCCCTGAGCACCGGGGGTGTGCCGGCGGATCCGCGGTTTCGCAGGCCGCGTCCCGAGAAGCCCGAGATCGTGGTCCTCGCCGACATCTCCGGCTCGGTGGCGACGTTCGCCCGGTTCACCATGCAGCTGGTGTTCGCCGTGCAGTCCCAGCTGCGCCGGGTGCGGTCGTTCGCCTTCATCGATGGCATCGACGAGGTGACCGGGTTCTTCGGTCCCGGCTCCGACTTCGGGGACGCCATGCGCAGGATCGGCAGCGAAGCGGCCATCGTCTGGATGGACGGGCACTCCGACTACGGCCACGCCTTCGGTGCCTTCATCGACAGGTATCAGGGCGTGGTTGGACCCAGAACTACCGTGATCGTCGCCGGGGATGCCCGAACCAACTATCACGATCCGAACCAGGAGGCACTGGGAAGGATCGCTGCCGACGCCCGAGCCCTCTACTGGCTCAACCCGGAGGCGAAGCGCTACTGGGATACGGGCGACTCGGTGATGGGCGTCTACTCCAAGGTGTGCGACGAGGTTCATGAGGTCCGCAACCTGCGTCAGCTGTCACGTTTCGTGGAGAAGGTCGCTTTGCCCTCGACGCGGCCGGTTCGCCACTCGGTCTGA